GAACGTGCCGACGCGCCCCATGTCGTGGTTACCGAGGAACGTCGGCAGCTCGTACGCGTTCGAGTCCGTGTCGGTGTAGTAGTCGTCGTCCGCGTAGAAGTCCTGCAGCTTGGTACTCGGGTCGCCCTTCGCGTACGCGACCGCGCTCTGCTGGAACCCGAAGTCGAGCGTCGCCTGCAGCGCGCCCTTGGTCGTGTACGTCGACATGAACTGCGGATTCGCGTCGAAGACCTCGCCGAACATGAAGAAGTCCTTGGACCCGGCTCCACGAGCAGCCTCCAGGATCGCGGGCGAGAACTTCTGCCAGAACTCGAGGTTCACGTGCTTCACGGTGTCGATCCGGAAACCGTCGATGCCGAGCTCGGCCCACGTCTTGTAGACGTCGATCATCCCGTCCCGGACCTTCGGCTGCTCGGTGAACAGGTCGTCCAGCCCGACGAAGTCGCCGTACTCCGCGCTCTCGCCGGCGAACGTCGAGTCGCCGCGGTTGTGGTACAGCGTCGGGTCGTTCAGCCAGGCCGGCACCTTGACGCTCTCGTCGGCCGGAGTCCGGAAGACCGGGACGTTGGGGAAGGAGATGTTCTTGTCCAGCGCCGGGAACGTGTCGCCGCCGGCGTAGTCCTTGTCGTTGAACTCCTTGCCCTGGGCATCCTTGTACGGCGATGTGGACTTCGGGATGTAGCCGTACTGGCCGGACTGGTAGTCGATCACGTCCGCGGTGTGGTTGGTGATGATGTCGAAGAAGACCTTCATGCCCTTGCGGTGCGCGAGGTCGATCAACTGCTGCATGTCGGCGTTGGTGCCCAGATGCGGATCGATCTGGGTGAAGTCGGTGATCCAGTACCCGTGGTACCCGGCGCTCGCGTTCGCGCCGGAGCCCTGCACCGGCTGGTTCTTGAACGACGGAGTCAGCCAGATCGACGTCGTACCGAGGGACTTGATGTAGTCGAGCTTCTGGATCACGCCGGCCAGGTCGCCGCCGTGGTAGAAACCCTTGTCCTTCGGGTCCAGCCCGGTCTGCAGCCGGTCACCGGTGAGTCCGCCGGCGTCGTTCGCCTTGTTCCCGTTCGCGAACCGGTCCGCCATCAGGAAGTAGAACCGCTCCTTGGTGAGGTCCGGTCGCAGGCTCGGCGTCGCGAGCGCTTTGTCGGCGGCCGTCACAGTCGGCCCGGCGAGCTCCACCGGCGTCATGGTCACAACGTGACTGGTTTCGTTGTAACTGAACCGCACCTTGGCCCGGCCCTCGAGCCGCAGCGGGATGTTCTGGCCGTCCCGCACACCGCCGGCGCCGTAGTTCTCGTCCCAGCTCTTGTTGACCGTGACCTTGAACTCGTACGACCCGGCCGGTACGTCGAACACCTTCGTGTACGGCGCACTCGCACCCAGACTGGACGCGTCGCAGCCCGGATCCCAGTCGGTCGCGCACCCCAGCTCGTTCTGCAACGAGCCCGCGACGGTGATCACCTTGTCCGCCGTCACTTGGGCCGGAGCCGGTGCTGCCGTGGCCAACCCCAGTACGACCACTGCGGCCGCGGTGAAACCTGCTGTCAAACGCCTGAACCCGTGCATGACGTGCCCCTCCCCGGCGACTCAACCCTGCCGGGGACGCTAGCCGCCGCCTTTTACCGTGAGGAGGGCTCGAATGTCACGGTAAGGTCACGAGGTCCGGAAGCGTGGTCTCGATCGGTGTGCGCAGCACAGTCGTCGCCTGCTCGTCGTACGGCGTCGGCTGTGCGTTCACGATGACCAGAGGCTTTCCGGCGTTCAGTGCGAGGTCGCAGAGACCAGCGGCCGGGTAGACCTGCAGCGACGTACCGATGGCCAGGAACAGGTCGGCTGACTCGGTGGCTGCGACAGCTCGGTCCAGCACGGCCCGGTCGAGGGACTGGCCGAACGAGACGGTCGCGGACTTCAGGATCCCGCCGCACACCTCACAGGCCGGGTCCTCGTCGCCTGACTCGAGTCGTGGGAGTACGTCGGCCATAGGGATCCGGCGCTCACACTGGAGACAGTCGACGTACCAGACCGTGCCGTGCAGCTCGTGGACCAGCTCCGGTGACGAGCCGGCCCTCTGGTGCAACCCGTCGACGTTCTGCGTGATCAGACCGGTCAGACGGCCCTGCCGCTCCAGCTCGACCAGAGCGAGATGACCCGGGTTCGGCTCGACCGTCCACGCCGGCACGGCCAGCCGGTGCTTCCAGGTCGCCACCCGCACCTCGCGACTGGCGACGTACTCGTCGATATCGAACATCGCCTCCGCCGCCGGGTCCTTCGTCCACAACCCCTGCGGCCCTCGAAAGTCCGGTATCCCCGAAGCAGTCGAGATCCCGGCGCCGGTCAGTACGGCGATGCGTTCAGCGTTCAGCACACTTGACCTTGACACAGGGACAACCCCGATCGTCAAACACATGCTTTCCTACATCGGCTCCGGACCGTACTGCTACAGCAACAGCCTGGCGATGGTCCTCGGCGACCAGGCCCCGTCTCCCGCCGTCATCGAGGTCCTCACCGGCTCACCGTTCGGCGTACAACTCCTCTCCGGTCGGCTACCGCTCTTCGATCCCTACGGCTGGGACGGGGAGATCGGACTGGACGCCGCTATCGACCTGCTGGGCTGGACCTGCACCAGCGCCGGCGCGTCGTCGCCCGAAGAAGCGCTCGACCGACTCCGTACGGCGGTGCAGGACGGGCCGGTGCTCGTCGGACCACTGGAGATGGGCCTGTTGCTGTACCACCCGGGCGCAGGCGATCCGATCGAGGCCGACCACTATCTGGTCGTGCAGGCGATGGACTCCGACCGCGTGCTGCTGCACGACCCGCAGGGCTTTCCCTACGCCACGCTGCCGCTGGACGCCTTCCTGGCCTCTTGGCGGGCCGAGTCGATCAGCTACAAGCGCTACGGCTACAGCATGCGCTCGGGCTTCCAGCAGGTGCGGGACGTGAGCGTGGAGGATGCGCTACAGGCGTCGGTACCCGCGGCCAAGGCCTGGGTCTCGCTTCGGGGCGACGTCGTGGTGTCGCCCGGAACCGTCGGGAACGAGGAGGCTTTGGAACGCTTCGCCGAGCTGCTCGAACAGGGCCTGGATCCCGGCATCCACGGACTGATGGCGCACTTCGCGGTGCGCGTGGGCGCCCGGCGGCTCGTCGACGCGGCCACGGCGATGGGCCGGATCGGGCTTCGTGATGCGAGCGCGATCCTCGACTCGCAGGCGCGCCTGGTCGGCAGCCTGCAGTACGAGCTCACCGCCGGGTCGGTGTCGGCCGCGGCGGCAATCGTCCGGAAGCTGCAGCCCACCTACTCCGAGCTGGCCCGGGTGCTCTGAGCCCAGTCGGTGGCCAGGACGGACATCACGATCTCGTCCACCCATTCGCCCTCCCAGAGGAGCGCGTCTCGCAGGACGCCCTCGGTCTTGAAGCCGGCCTTCTCGTAGGCGCGCCGGGCGCGCGGGTTGAAGGTGTAGACGCCGAGGCTGATCCGGTGCAGGCCGAGCTGCTCGATGCCGTAGCCGACGATCAGCCGGGTCGCCTCGGTGCCGAGGCCGCGGCCCTGGCCGGACGCGCCGATCAGGATCCGGAAGTTGCAGCACTGGTTGTCCCGGTCCCAGTCGTTCAGCACGGCCTCACCGACGACGGCACCCGACGCCTTGTCGACGATGGCGAGGTCGAGCCGGTCGGTCTGGTCCTTGCGGGTCCGCATCCATTCGCGGGCCTGCTCCTCGCCGATCTCGCCGTGGCTGCCGGTCAGACGAGCGACGTCCGGGTCGTCCATGGCGGCACTGAGTGCTTCGTAGTCGCCCTCGTCCAGTTGGCGCAGGACCACCAGGTCCCCGGCGAGCGTCGGCTTGTACGCGAAGTCGGTCACGTCGCGCAGTGTGTCAGCTGACCCGCCGTACGACGTATTGGTTTTCTCCGGCCGACACCAGCTCCTGGGAGCGCATCCGGCACCATGCGGGGATGTCGGTCGCTGCGGCTGGGTCGTCGGCCAGCACCGTCACTGTGTCGCCTACGGCAACAGTCGGTAGCGTCTTGGCCAGTTTGATCACCGGGAGTGGACAGAGCAGGCCACGGCAGTCCAGGTCGACGTTCACATGCCTACCTCCGCCCGGATCCGCTGCACCAGTCCTGGAAGCACACCACAGAACCGCTGCACCTCGTCATGGGTCGTGTCGCGCCCGAGAGAGACACGGACGTTGCCATGGGTCAGGACGCCCATCGCTGCGAGCACGTGCGAGGGCTGGAGCGTGCTCGACGTACAGGCGGAACCACTCGAGACAGCGAACCCCTCAGCGTCGAGGGCGGTCACCAGCGCCTCGCCGTCCACATAGAGACAAGAGAACGTGAGGATGTGCGGTAGGCGGTCTTCCGCGTCGCCTACTACCTCGACATCGGGGATGTCCGCGGCCACACGACGGCGTACCTCGTCGATCCAGGCCCTGTGCCGCTTGCCGAGCTCCTCCGCCTCAGCCAGTCGCGCCTGCAACGCAGCTGCCGCGGCGAGCGCGTTGGGGACGTTCGGGAACCCGGGGGAGAGGCCGTCCTCCCGCTCGTCCATCGGCCACGCCGGTGCGATCCGCGTGCCCTTCTTCACAGCCAGTAGCCCGACGCCTGCGGGGCCGCCCCACTTGTGGGCGCTTGCCGCGAGCACCGACCAGCCCGCCGGTACGACGTCGTGCCCGACCGACGCGGACGCGTCAACAAAGAGAGGTACGTCGCCTGCCGCCGCCGCAGCCGCCTCGATCGGCTGCCGCGTCCCCACCTCGTGGTTCGCCGACTGCAACGCAGCCACGGCCACACCAGGTCGTCGTACGGCGTCTGTGAAGGCAGCCAACTCGACCCGCCCCAGCCGGTCCACGCCGACCTCGGCAGCCGCCTCACCAGCCGTGTGCAGTACGGCGGAGTGCTCGACCGCACTGTGCACGATCGTTGCCCCGACCCGGCTGCGCGCGGCCCGTACCGCGGTCAGGCCGGCCTGGATCGCCGCCGTACCGGAGGTGGTCAGGTACAGCTCGTCCGGCCGCACACCGACCGCGTCCGCGAGGACCGCGCGGGCGTTGTCCAGCAGCAGTCTCGCGGTCCGGCCCTCGTGGTGCAGGCGCACCGGATCGGCCCATCCGGAATCCACTGCCGACAGCAACATCTCCCGCGCCGCGGGGTGCATCGGCTCGGCCGACGCGGCGTCCAGATACGCACGCTCACTCACAGGGGAAACGCTAAGCCCTACCTATGCGCGGAGACGCGAATGGTGTCCAGTAGTGTTTGGTCGTCAGTCTCACTTGGGAAGGGAAAGGCGCCCCGTGGGTTCGAACGGCACGCCCGGAGTGGAGAAGCGACCGGCAGGTTCTGCCGGCGCCACACGGCCGGCGAAGCGTCGCCTGCTGGTCGGCAGTGCACTGGTGCTCGGCACCCTGCTGCTGACCGGTTGCTCGACGGCGACCACTGAGCAGTGGAAACGACTCGGTCTGCCCGAGGGCGCATCGGACCGGACCGAGGCCATCCGCAGCCTCTGGATCGGGGCGTGGATCGCCGCCCTGATCATCGGCGTGATGGTCTGGGGCCTGATCCTGTGGGTCGTGGTGCGGTACCGCAAGCGCAACGACGAGGCACCCCGGCAGGTGCGGTACAACCTGCCGCTCGAGGTGCTCTACACCTTGGCCCCGTTCGCGATCATCGGTGTGCTGTTCTTCTACACCGTCGAGCACGGCAACAAGGTCACGCACATGGACGCCAACCCGGCGCACACCGTCAACGTGGTGGGCCAGCAGTGGCAGTGGACCTTCAACTACAAGGACACCGTCGACGGGCAGCAGGGTGTCTGGGAGACCGGCACGATGGACAAGCCGGCCACCCTATGGCTGCCGGTGAACGAGTCGGTCCACTTCGACCTGACCTCGCCGGACGTCATCCACTCGTTCTGGGTGCCGGCGTTCTACTTCAAGCTCGACGTGATCCCGGGCAAGACGAACAAGTTCGAGCTGACCCCGACCAAGACCGGCACCTTCGCCGGCAAGTGTGCCGAGCTCTGCGGGCTCTACCACAGCCGGATGGTCTTCACGGTCAAGGTGGTCTCCCGCGACGAGTACGACGCACACCTGCGCGAACTGGCCGCCAAGGGCCAGACCGGCGCCGCAACCGGTGGCGCCGACGCCACCACCATTCCCGGTACAGGGGGCGAGAAGTGACCGACTTCGCCGAGCGCACCGGCGCTATCGGTAGCACCAGCGCGCTGCCCCGGCGGCGCAGCAAGGGTGCGTTGCTGGTCAAGTACCTGACCACGACGGACCACAAGCTGATCGGGCACATGTACCTGATCACGTCGTTCGCGTTCTTCCTGATCGGCGGCGTGATGGCGCTGCTGATCCGCGCCGAGCTGGCCAAGCCGGGCCTGCAGATCGTGAACGAAGAGGTGTACAACCAGCTCTTCACGATGCACGGCACGATCATGCTGCTGCTGTTCGCGACCCCGCTGTTCGTCGGCTTCGCGAACGAGATCATGCCGATCCAGATCGGCGCCCCCGACGTCGCGTTCCCGCGGCTGAACATGTTCAGCTTCTGGCTGTTCCTGTTCGGCGGCCTGATCACGATCAGCGGCTTCTTCACCCCGGGCGGCGCGGCCGACTTCGGCTGGTTCGCCTACGCCCCGCTGTCGAACGCGGTCCGTTCGCCGGGGATCGGCGGCGACCTGTGGATCATGGGTCTGTGGATGGCCGGTCTGGGCACGATCCTCGGTGCGGTCAACTTCATCACCACGATCATCACCATGCGCGCGCCCGGTATGACGATGTTCCGGATGCCGATCTTCACCTGGAACATCCTGGTCACGTCGATCCTGGTACTGATCGCCTTCCCGATCCTGGCGGCGGCGCTGCTGATCCTGGAGGCGGACCGAACACTCGGGGCCCATGTCTTCGACGCGGCCAACGGCGGGCCGATACTTTGGCAACACCTGTTCTGGTTCTTCGGGCATCCCGAGGTGTACATCATCGCGCTGCCGTTCTTCGGCATCGTGACCGAGATCCTGCCGGTCTTCAGCCGCAAGCCGGTCTTCGGCTACATCGGTCTGGTCAGCGCGACCCTCGGTATCGCGGTCCTCTCGGTGGCGGTGTGGGCACACCACATGTTCGTCACCGGCGCGGTGAACCTGCCGTTCTTCTCGTTCATGACGTTCTTGATCGCGGTCCCGACCGGGGTGAAGTTCTTCAACTGGATCGGCACGATCTGGGGCGGGTCGGTCTCGTTCGACACCCCGATGCTCTGGTCGGTGGGCTTCCTGACCACCTTCCTCTTCGGCGGCCTGACCGGCGTCATCCTGGCCTCGCCCGCGCTGGACTACCAGCTGTCCGACTCGTACTTCGTGGTCGCGCACTTCCACTACGTCGTCTTCGGCACCGTGGTGTTCGCGATGTTCGCCGGGTTCTACTTCTGGTGGCCGAAGTTCACCGGGCGGATGCTCGACGAGCGGCTCGGCAAGCTGCACTTCTGGCTGCTGTTCATCGGCTTCCACACCACGTTCCTGGTGCAGCACTGGCTCGGCGTCGAGGGCATGCCGCGGCGCTACGCGTCGTACGGCGCCAACGAGGGCTTCACCACGCTGAACGAGGTCTCCAGCGTCGGTGCCTTCATCCTGGGCGCGTCGATGCTGCCGTTCTTCTACAACATCTACAAGTCCCGCAAGACGCCGCTGGTGGGTGTCGACGACCCGTGGGGCTGGGGCCGCTCGCTGGAGTGGGCGACCAGTTCGCCGCCGCCGCGGCACAACTTCGAGAAGCTGCCCCGGATCCGTTCGGAGTCCCCGGCGTTCGACCTTCACCACGCCGACCTGGCGCTGGCGGAGTACCCGGACAACCGGGCCGGCAAGGACAACCTGCTGGACGCGGGTGAGGACCAAGGCCGCGTCGAGCATCTGATCGAGCAGGCCGAGTCCGATGCCGGGAACGACGGGAAGGACAAGGCGTGAAGGTCGAAGCCTGGGTCTTCGGGATCCTGAGTGTGTTCGTGCTCGTCGTCACGCCGATCTACTGGCTGATGTCCGAGGACCCGACCGGCACCACCGCACTGGTGATGACGTTCTTCCTGTCGCTGCTGGTGGCGTTCTACCTGAGCGTCACGGCCCGGCGGATGGACGCGCGTCCGGAGGACCGCAAGGAAGCGGAGATCGTCGAAGGGGCGGGCGAGCTCGGCTTCTTCCCGCCGTACTCCTGGTGGCCGCTGTGGTGCGCGCTGACGCTGGCGGTGGTTGTCCTCGGCATCGTCTTCGGCTGGTGGCTGTTCATCGCCGGCTGCGGGATCGGCATCGTCACGCTGAGCGGGTTCATCTTCGAGTACTACCGCGGTGACCACGCTCACTAGTTGAGAGTCGTACGAAAAACGCCGTCCGGGAACGAACCGGGCGGCGTTTTCGTGCGTCTGTAGTACTGCGAATCCGTACGGAGCGTTGTGGACCGTACCGGAACGGCGCGTGCGGGTGCACAGAAATGTCGCTGCGGCAGGTTACCCTTACCGCGGTCTGACTAAACAGGGGAGAACTGGGGAATGGTGAGCAGTTCGGTGAGGAAGCACGGCCTTGCCGTGGCGGGGATCTGCGTCCTGCTGCTGGCCGGCACGGCCTGCAGCGACACAGAGGCCGGCGGCGGCTCCGGTGGCGGCGGACAGTCGACGCCCAGCACGTCCACGTCGCAGAGCAACTCGCCAGGTGCCTCCAGCACGCCAGGGAGCTCGACGACCCCGTCGGAGACCCCGGCGTCGGCCAGTATCGCGATCGTGCCCGCCAAGGGCGCGTCGGCGGTGCAGCCGGACAAGCCGGTGACGGTGACCACCACGGCCGGCAAGCTGGCCGCGGTCACGCTCAAGGACGACGACGGCGACAAGGTGACCGGCAGCTTCAACGCCGAGAAGACCCAGTGGACGTCGTCGCCGCAGCTGAAGCCCGGCGCCACGTACACGGTGAGCGGCTCGGCCGAGGGCACCGACGGCGCCACCGTGCCGATCAGCTCGACCTTCAAGACGCTGAAGGCGTCGAAGAGCCTGAAGGCCTCGGTCGTCCCGCTGAACGGCGAGACCGTCGGCGTCGCGCTACCGGTCCAGATCTTCTGGAACAACCCGGTCAAGGACCGTGCGGCCGTCGAGAAGCGGCTCTCCGTGAAGACCTCGGTGCCGGTCGACGGCAGCTGGCACTGGGTGAACAGCAAGCAGGTCAACTACCGCCCGAAGAACTACTGGCCGGCCGGCACCAAGGTGACCGTCAACATCGGCACCCTGGGCGTCAACGCCGGTAACAACACGTGGGGCACCGCGAGCCGGACCATCGCGTTCAGCATCGGCAAGTCGGTGGTCACCAACATCAACGTCAAGAAGCACACGATGGCGGTGACGATCAACGGCAAGCTGGCCCGGACCATCCCGATCACCGCCGGCAAGGACGGCTTCACCACCCGCAGCGGGGTGAAGGTGATCATGGAGAAGTACCCGGTGAAGCGCATGGACGCGGCGACTGTCGGCCTGAAGCCTGGCGACCCGGAGTACTACAACATCCCGGACGTGAAGTGGGCGCAGCGCGTCACCAGCTCCGGCGAGTTCATCCATGGCGCCCCGTGGTCGTCCGGCAGCCAGGGCAGCTCCAACGTCAGCCACGGCTGCGTCGGCATGAGCCTCAAGGACGCCCAGTGGTACTACAACCAGACCCTCCGCGGCGACCCGGTGATCGTCACCGGCACCAACCGCCACATGGAGCCCGGTAACGGCTGGACCGACTGGAACGGCACCTGGGCCGCCTACAAGGCCGGCTCCGCCCTCTCCTGACGCACCAAGACGCAACAGCCTCCTCCCCGCATGCCCGCGGGCAGGAGGCTGTTGTGTTTTCAGAACGCAGCCCACACCTCGTCGGCATGGAGGGATGGGAGGGAGTGGTGGGTCGCTGTTTCGAGTTGTATGACGGTTGCGGCGGGGGAGAGTGTGTTGACTCGGCGGGTCAGTTGAGCCGCGTTGTGACTCTTGCTGCGGCCCGCGGCGAAGACCAGGGGAGCGAGGTCTCGCAGCTGGTCGTCTGTGGGTCGTTTGGTGCGGACGAACGGGGTTGACGGCTGCTCTGCGGCCAGACCAGCCAGCTCTAGGACCTGAGGGTCGAGTGGGAGGCCCTGGGTCTCCCAGCGCAGGAACGAGTCCGTGCGCTTTCTGGACGGCCGCAGCAGGCTCGGCAGAGCTCGGAGGATGTACGGGACACGCAGGGCGACGTAGCAGTCCGTCGGGTCGAGCAGAGCCAGACGCTCCACGCGGTCCGGGTGGTTGATCGCGTACGTGAGTGCGATCCAGGCGCCGTACGAGTGACCGCACAGCACCGTCCGGCCGATGCCGAGTCCGTCGAAGGTGTTCGTCAGCCACGTGTGCAGATCAGCCGGCGTCTTGGGCGTCCGACCACTGTTCGTGCTCCGGCCCGCGTCGACGATCAGGTCGATCGCGTAGACGCGATACCGCTCAGCGAGCCGCGGCGCGATCGTGAACCACACCGGTGACGTCGCTCCATGCCCCGGCAGCAGTACGACGGGCGGTCCGTCGGCAGGACCGCATGCGTTGACGTGGGTCGTACCGAACTCGTCGGTGAGCTCGAGCTGGTCGACCGGCACGTCCCAGCGGGCGAGGAGAGCGTCGTACGCGTCCTGGAAGCTCATGCTGCCGAGAATAGCTCACTCAGTGAGGTAAATTGTCGGGCATGCGTAAAGGAGTGACACCAGCCGACCCGGAACGCGCCGCCGCACTGGAGGTGGTGCACCTGCTCCGGGAGGTCGCCCTACGGTACGACCTGGCGGTCGGAGAATTCGCCCGGACGACGGCCTTGCACGGGACCGACGTACGGGCGCTGGTACGCCTCCTGGACGCCGAACGCGCCGGGGTGGAGGCCACGCCCAGTTGGCTCGCTCAACAGCTTGGAATGACCTCTCAGGCGACGACAGCCGTCATCCACCGCCTGGAGGCCGCCGGGCACGTCGAACGCCTCAGAAGCCGAACGGACGGCCGCAGCGCCCGCCTCCAGGTCTCCGACAGTGCGGTAGCCCTGGGCTGGCAGTTCTTCGGCCCGCTCCTGGACCGCCTGGTCGCCACCACCCAGGCCCTCGAGCCCGGCGAACGTGCGCTGGTGAAGGACTACCTGTCTGCTGCCTCCGCCGCACTGGCATAACAAGAAGGGCCCCGGCGAGTGCCGGGGCCCTTCTGTGTTCGTGCGACGTCAGGAGCGGTCGCTGGTGACCTCGCGGTAGGTCTCCGTGTCCTCCGTCAGCTCGTGGATCTCGTCGGCGTCATGAGCGTGCTCGTGCGCCTCCTCGACCTCCTGAGTGGTCGGCTTCTGCACCGCGTCGGCGAAGTAGAAGCGGGACAGCGCGGCGCGGGCCTTGTTCAGCGCGCGACGCGGGGCGCGGACGCCGTTCTCGTCGGTCTCCGGGCCGATCTCGTGCGGCACGAGCCGGTCCCGCGCGGTGATCGAGTACGCCTCGTAGGTCGAGATCGGCTGGTGCTTCTCGGTGTACTTGCCCTCGGGGGAGCGCATGATCACACCGGTCTCCAGGCCGTGCAGCAGCCGGTCCTGATCGGCGCGCTGCAGCGAGATCGCCCAGCGGCGTGCGATCCAGAAGCCCAGGATCGGGCCGAGGATCACCGCGAACCGCAGGAACCAGGTCACATGGTTCAGCGACAGGTTGAAGTGGGTGGCGATCAGGTCGTTACCGCCGCCGATCCACAGCATCGCGTAGAAGGTGATGAACGCGACGCCGATACCGGTCCGGGTCGGGACGTCCCGCGGCCTGTCGAGCAGGTGGTGCTCGCGTTTGTCACCGGTGATCCAGCCCTCGATGAACGGATAGAGCGCGACCAGGGTGACGAACGCCGGTGGCACGATCAGCGCCGGGATGATCAGGTTCCAACTGAGGGTGATGCCCCAGAAGTGTGACTCGAAGCCGGGGAATATTCGCACCGAGCCTTCCAGCCAGCCCATGTACCAGTCCGGTTGCGCACCTGCGGTGACCTCGGCCGGGTTGTACGGCCCGTACAGCCAGACCGGGTTGATCTGCATCAGTGCGCCCATCAGCGCGGTGATGCCGAAGACCACGAAGAAGAAGCCGCCGGCCTTGGCCGTGTACACCGGGAACAGCGGGTAGCCGACCACGTTCTTCTGGGTCCGGCCGGGACCGGCGTACTGCGTGTGCTTGTGGTACACGACCAGGAACAGGTGGGCCGTGACCAAGGCCAGGATGATGCCCGGTATCAGCAGCACATGGACGATGAAGAACCGTGCGACGAAGTCGTCACCGGGGAACTCACCGCCGAAGATGAAGAAGTTCATGTACGTGCCGACCACGGGTGACGCCTGGATCATGCCGTTGGTGATCCGTAGACCGGTACCGGACAGCAGGTCGTCGGGGAGGCCGTAGCCGAGGAAGCCCTCGATGATGCCCAGGAACAGCATCCCGAAGCCGATCAGCCAGTTCAGCTCGCGCGGCTTGCGGAACGCGCCGGTGAAGAACATCCGGAGCAGGTGCACCATCATCGCGGCGATGAACAGCACGGCCGCCCAGTGGTGGATCTGCCGCATCAGCAGACCGCCGCGGACGTCGAACGTGATGTCCAGCGTGGAGGCGTAGGCCTCCGACATGTGCAGACCCTTGAGCAGGCTGTACGAGCCCTGGTACTCGATCTCGGCCATCGACGG
This Kribbella sp. NBC_00482 DNA region includes the following protein-coding sequences:
- a CDS encoding SIR2 family NAD-dependent protein deacylase, which codes for MLNAERIAVLTGAGISTASGIPDFRGPQGLWTKDPAAEAMFDIDEYVASREVRVATWKHRLAVPAWTVEPNPGHLALVELERQGRLTGLITQNVDGLHQRAGSSPELVHELHGTVWYVDCLQCERRIPMADVLPRLESGDEDPACEVCGGILKSATVSFGQSLDRAVLDRAVAATESADLFLAIGTSLQVYPAAGLCDLALNAGKPLVIVNAQPTPYDEQATTVLRTPIETTLPDLVTLP
- a CDS encoding GNAT family N-acetyltransferase; the encoded protein is MTDFAYKPTLAGDLVVLRQLDEGDYEALSAAMDDPDVARLTGSHGEIGEEQAREWMRTRKDQTDRLDLAIVDKASGAVVGEAVLNDWDRDNQCCNFRILIGASGQGRGLGTEATRLIVGYGIEQLGLHRISLGVYTFNPRARRAYEKAGFKTEGVLRDALLWEGEWVDEIVMSVLATDWAQSTRASSE
- a CDS encoding sulfurtransferase TusA family protein; the encoded protein is MNVDLDCRGLLCPLPVIKLAKTLPTVAVGDTVTVLADDPAAATDIPAWCRMRSQELVSAGENQYVVRRVS
- a CDS encoding cysteine desulfurase family protein, with protein sequence MSERAYLDAASAEPMHPAAREMLLSAVDSGWADPVRLHHEGRTARLLLDNARAVLADAVGVRPDELYLTTSGTAAIQAGLTAVRAARSRVGATIVHSAVEHSAVLHTAGEAAAEVGVDRLGRVELAAFTDAVRRPGVAVAALQSANHEVGTRQPIEAAAAAAGDVPLFVDASASVGHDVVPAGWSVLAASAHKWGGPAGVGLLAVKKGTRIAPAWPMDEREDGLSPGFPNVPNALAAAAALQARLAEAEELGKRHRAWIDEVRRRVAADIPDVEVVGDAEDRLPHILTFSCLYVDGEALVTALDAEGFAVSSGSACTSSTLQPSHVLAAMGVLTHGNVRVSLGRDTTHDEVQRFCGVLPGLVQRIRAEVGM
- the ctaC gene encoding aa3-type cytochrome oxidase subunit II; translated protein: MGSNGTPGVEKRPAGSAGATRPAKRRLLVGSALVLGTLLLTGCSTATTEQWKRLGLPEGASDRTEAIRSLWIGAWIAALIIGVMVWGLILWVVVRYRKRNDEAPRQVRYNLPLEVLYTLAPFAIIGVLFFYTVEHGNKVTHMDANPAHTVNVVGQQWQWTFNYKDTVDGQQGVWETGTMDKPATLWLPVNESVHFDLTSPDVIHSFWVPAFYFKLDVIPGKTNKFELTPTKTGTFAGKCAELCGLYHSRMVFTVKVVSRDEYDAHLRELAAKGQTGAATGGADATTIPGTGGEK
- the ctaD gene encoding aa3-type cytochrome oxidase subunit I; this translates as MGSTSALPRRRSKGALLVKYLTTTDHKLIGHMYLITSFAFFLIGGVMALLIRAELAKPGLQIVNEEVYNQLFTMHGTIMLLLFATPLFVGFANEIMPIQIGAPDVAFPRLNMFSFWLFLFGGLITISGFFTPGGAADFGWFAYAPLSNAVRSPGIGGDLWIMGLWMAGLGTILGAVNFITTIITMRAPGMTMFRMPIFTWNILVTSILVLIAFPILAAALLILEADRTLGAHVFDAANGGPILWQHLFWFFGHPEVYIIALPFFGIVTEILPVFSRKPVFGYIGLVSATLGIAVLSVAVWAHHMFVTGAVNLPFFSFMTFLIAVPTGVKFFNWIGTIWGGSVSFDTPMLWSVGFLTTFLFGGLTGVILASPALDYQLSDSYFVVAHFHYVVFGTVVFAMFAGFYFWWPKFTGRMLDERLGKLHFWLLFIGFHTTFLVQHWLGVEGMPRRYASYGANEGFTTLNEVSSVGAFILGASMLPFFYNIYKSRKTPLVGVDDPWGWGRSLEWATSSPPPRHNFEKLPRIRSESPAFDLHHADLALAEYPDNRAGKDNLLDAGEDQGRVEHLIEQAESDAGNDGKDKA
- a CDS encoding cytochrome c oxidase subunit 4, producing the protein MKVEAWVFGILSVFVLVVTPIYWLMSEDPTGTTALVMTFFLSLLVAFYLSVTARRMDARPEDRKEAEIVEGAGELGFFPPYSWWPLWCALTLAVVVLGIVFGWWLFIAGCGIGIVTLSGFIFEYYRGDHAH
- a CDS encoding L,D-transpeptidase, which codes for MRKHGLAVAGICVLLLAGTACSDTEAGGGSGGGGQSTPSTSTSQSNSPGASSTPGSSTTPSETPASASIAIVPAKGASAVQPDKPVTVTTTAGKLAAVTLKDDDGDKVTGSFNAEKTQWTSSPQLKPGATYTVSGSAEGTDGATVPISSTFKTLKASKSLKASVVPLNGETVGVALPVQIFWNNPVKDRAAVEKRLSVKTSVPVDGSWHWVNSKQVNYRPKNYWPAGTKVTVNIGTLGVNAGNNTWGTASRTIAFSIGKSVVTNINVKKHTMAVTINGKLARTIPITAGKDGFTTRSGVKVIMEKYPVKRMDAATVGLKPGDPEYYNIPDVKWAQRVTSSGEFIHGAPWSSGSQGSSNVSHGCVGMSLKDAQWYYNQTLRGDPVIVTGTNRHMEPGNGWTDWNGTWAAYKAGSALS
- a CDS encoding alpha/beta fold hydrolase, which translates into the protein MSFQDAYDALLARWDVPVDQLELTDEFGTTHVNACGPADGPPVVLLPGHGATSPVWFTIAPRLAERYRVYAIDLIVDAGRSTNSGRTPKTPADLHTWLTNTFDGLGIGRTVLCGHSYGAWIALTYAINHPDRVERLALLDPTDCYVALRVPYILRALPSLLRPSRKRTDSFLRWETQGLPLDPQVLELAGLAAEQPSTPFVRTKRPTDDQLRDLAPLVFAAGRSKSHNAAQLTRRVNTLSPAATVIQLETATHHSLPSLHADEVWAAF